A genomic region of Chloracidobacterium sp. contains the following coding sequences:
- a CDS encoding DUF952 domain-containing protein, translating to MLIYHIVLPENWAPFDTELYAARSLETEGFIHCSFEDQVEVVIKRYYAGTDEIVVLAIETDRLMSRVVNEASTANEIYPHIYGPVNRDAIVSSQRRKT from the coding sequence ATGCTCATTTATCATATTGTTTTACCGGAAAACTGGGCGCCGTTCGATACGGAACTGTATGCCGCACGGAGCCTTGAGACCGAAGGGTTTATTCACTGCAGTTTTGAGGACCAGGTCGAGGTTGTGATCAAACGCTATTACGCAGGGACAGATGAGATCGTCGTGTTGGCCATTGAAACCGATCGGCTGATGTCGAGGGTGGTGAATGAGGCCTCGACGGCGAACGAGATCTATCCGCATATCTATGGGCCGGTGAACCGCGACGCGATCGTAAGTTCACAGCGACGCAAGACCTGA
- a CDS encoding isoprenyl transferase, with protein MFKDFEGIIKPNSAEGKLLAAIDPERVPAHIAVIMDGNGRWAKQRGKPRIFGHRAGADSVRSIVDTCARLGVRAVTLYAFSTENWKRPKTEIAGLMRMLKRFIRSELREVHANNLKFQAIGDRYALPPDVQDEIHAAEQKTFRNDGMTMCVALNYGGRAEIVRAAILAYQDIERRNDVIDHLREEDIARNLYTWNLPEVDLLIRTSGEFRISNFLLWQLAYSEIYVTPVLFPDFRRPQVFEAVIDYQKRDRRYGGVDSQKG; from the coding sequence ATGTTCAAGGACTTTGAGGGCATCATCAAACCGAACTCGGCCGAGGGCAAGCTGCTGGCTGCGATCGACCCGGAACGGGTTCCGGCTCATATCGCCGTCATCATGGACGGCAACGGCCGCTGGGCAAAGCAGCGCGGCAAACCCCGCATATTTGGCCACCGCGCCGGTGCTGATTCGGTACGGTCTATTGTCGATACTTGCGCGAGGCTCGGCGTAAGGGCGGTGACGCTTTACGCATTCTCTACCGAGAATTGGAAACGGCCGAAGACCGAGATCGCCGGGCTGATGCGCATGCTGAAACGGTTCATCCGATCTGAATTAAGAGAGGTTCATGCGAACAATCTCAAGTTTCAGGCGATCGGTGACCGATATGCACTGCCGCCGGATGTTCAGGACGAGATACATGCGGCGGAGCAGAAGACTTTTCGCAACGACGGCATGACGATGTGCGTCGCGCTAAATTACGGCGGCCGGGCCGAGATCGTGCGAGCGGCGATATTGGCTTATCAGGACATCGAGCGGCGAAACGACGTGATCGACCATCTCAGGGAAGAGGACATCGCCCGCAACCTATACACGTGGAACCTGCCCGAGGTCGATCTGCTGATACGCACGAGCGGCGAATTTCGCATCTCGAATTTCCTGCTGTGGCAGCTCGCGTATAGCGAGATCTACGTGACGCCGGTGCTGTTTCCGGATTTTCGCCGGCCGCAGGTGTTTGAGGCGGTGATTGACTATCAGAAACGCGACCGCCGCTATGGCGGGGTGGACAGTCAAAAAGGATAG
- a CDS encoding orotate phosphoribosyltransferase — translation MVDQTEILEHFRSTNALLEGHFVLSSGLHSPKYLQCALALQHPADAARFGDAIARQFGDAEFDTVASPAIGGLVIGFAVAQALGVPFIWTERQHGEMTLRRGFSLADGTRILVVEDVITTGGSTRECIAALEANGGKTVAAASIIDRSNGAADVRVPRISLVCLDVPAYTHDACPMCERGDTLIKPGSRTTSAPRP, via the coding sequence ATCGTGGACCAAACCGAGATACTTGAGCATTTTCGCTCGACAAACGCACTGCTCGAGGGGCATTTTGTCCTGTCGAGCGGACTGCACAGTCCAAAATATCTGCAATGCGCGTTGGCCTTGCAGCATCCGGCGGACGCGGCTAGGTTTGGTGATGCGATAGCGAGGCAATTTGGTGATGCGGAGTTTGATACGGTCGCTTCGCCGGCGATCGGCGGGCTGGTGATCGGATTCGCGGTCGCTCAGGCGTTGGGCGTGCCGTTTATCTGGACCGAGCGACAGCACGGCGAGATGACCCTGCGGCGGGGCTTTTCGCTCGCCGATGGGACGCGCATTCTCGTGGTCGAGGATGTTATAACGACCGGCGGTTCGACTCGCGAGTGCATCGCCGCATTGGAGGCTAACGGCGGTAAGACTGTTGCAGCAGCGTCGATCATCGACCGGTCGAACGGTGCGGCGGATGTCCGTGTTCCACGTATTTCGCTTGTCTGTCTCGATGTGCCGGCTTATACGCATGACGCTTGCCCGATGTGCGAACGCGGCGATACGCTGATCAAGCCAGGCAGCCGGACAACGTCCGCCCCACGGCCATGA
- a CDS encoding ASCH domain-containing protein has protein sequence MTKSVSDQVKQFWADFCDLYSVDLDEPYQVWYFGNSAAMADELTALVLAGKKLATASLLKTNEIRPDDAPIVGGHSVVTDFHGEPKCVLQTTEIDHVRFCDVTAEFAALEGEGDLSLEYWRAVHRDYYEREAKQLGFAFDDQAIVCCEQFRLLYKR, from the coding sequence ATGACAAAGTCTGTTTCGGATCAGGTCAAGCAGTTTTGGGCGGATTTTTGCGACTTGTACTCAGTCGATCTCGATGAGCCGTATCAGGTTTGGTATTTCGGCAATTCGGCCGCGATGGCTGATGAGCTGACGGCACTGGTGCTCGCCGGAAAGAAGCTTGCGACGGCCAGCTTGTTGAAAACCAACGAGATCAGACCGGACGACGCACCGATTGTCGGCGGTCATAGTGTCGTTACGGACTTTCACGGAGAGCCAAAGTGCGTGCTGCAGACGACCGAGATCGATCATGTCCGGTTTTGCGATGTAACGGCGGAATTTGCGGCACTTGAGGGCGAGGGCGATCTGTCGCTGGAGTATTGGCGTGCCGTTCATCGCGACTATTATGAACGCGAGGCTAAACAGCTCGGGTTCGCTTTTGACGATCAAGCAATCGTCTGCTGCGAGCAATTTCGATTGTTGTATAAGCGATGA
- a CDS encoding lytic transglycosylase domain-containing protein, translating to MKRPILLVFSLLAAIPALSQERPRFFDNFDTSRGVQVVVRHDFVPVGAKSKTTTTRNGRKLVAKTSQVTATTQKPLVRPTSISRMSVSEGLADRETFRPVGYTGPTMGPTMGANSGMKGFTTGNALHDSYIVDSSRRYGIDPLLIYAQMHQESSFKIRATSYKGASGLMQLMPATARRLGVTNIYDPKQNIEGGVKYMRMLLDMFGQDVNLALAGYNAGEGAVIKYGRSIPPYNETREYVRRISARYASISDGSFARNYRRVNNTVASRMEKKESRPLTVYEPSPVAIRLADGRMRLVNQ from the coding sequence ATGAAAAGACCCATCCTTTTAGTGTTCTCACTTCTCGCAGCGATCCCCGCCCTTTCGCAAGAACGTCCGCGATTTTTTGACAATTTTGACACGTCTCGTGGCGTCCAGGTCGTCGTGAGGCATGACTTCGTGCCTGTCGGCGCCAAGTCGAAAACGACGACGACGAGAAATGGCCGCAAACTCGTCGCAAAGACGTCACAGGTAACAGCCACGACACAAAAACCGCTCGTCAGGCCGACGTCGATCTCGCGAATGAGCGTCTCAGAGGGGCTAGCCGATCGAGAGACGTTTCGCCCCGTCGGCTATACAGGCCCGACAATGGGGCCGACGATGGGTGCGAATAGCGGCATGAAGGGCTTTACGACCGGTAACGCGCTGCACGACAGCTACATCGTGGATTCGAGCCGCCGTTACGGCATCGATCCGCTGTTGATCTATGCGCAGATGCATCAGGAATCGTCGTTCAAGATCCGCGCGACATCATACAAGGGTGCCTCAGGACTAATGCAGCTAATGCCTGCGACGGCACGTCGCCTGGGCGTAACGAATATCTACGACCCGAAGCAAAACATCGAGGGCGGCGTCAAATACATGCGAATGCTACTCGATATGTTTGGCCAGGACGTGAATCTGGCTCTTGCGGGCTATAACGCGGGCGAGGGTGCGGTGATCAAGTACGGCCGCAGCATTCCGCCCTACAACGAAACGCGCGAATACGTCCGTCGGATCTCGGCCCGTTACGCGTCGATCTCGGACGGCTCATTCGCACGCAATTACCGGCGTGTCAACAACACGGTTGCCTCCCGCATGGAAAAGAAGGAATCGCGACCCCTGACGGTATATGAACCCAGCCCCGTGGCGATACGCCTCGCGGACGGCCGGATGAGGCTGGTGAATCAGTGA
- the truA gene encoding tRNA pseudouridine(38-40) synthase TruA: protein MNFKLLIQYDGTDFHGWQVQENDRTIQGELERVIGMLVDTEVSVNGSGRTDAGVHAAGQVANVHLPDGKFTAEKLRSAINGNLWRDIRVMTCDEVDDDFHARFSAKKKTYVYRIVNAPVMSPFWRRFAHFESKPLDVGRMSEAVRLFLGEHDWTAFSSARSDGESRVRTILDMSVDSLWDDAAQGVMIELRVCGTGFLRYMVRCIAGTLIEVGRGEKDFDTIQTAIITGNRDLAGKTAPAQGLTLLQVDYD from the coding sequence ATGAATTTCAAGCTCCTGATCCAATACGACGGCACCGACTTTCACGGGTGGCAGGTGCAGGAGAATGACCGCACGATCCAGGGCGAGCTTGAGCGTGTCATCGGGATGCTCGTAGATACTGAGGTGTCAGTAAATGGTTCAGGGCGGACGGATGCGGGCGTTCATGCGGCAGGACAGGTGGCAAATGTTCATCTGCCGGACGGCAAGTTTACAGCGGAAAAGCTGCGCTCCGCGATCAACGGCAATCTCTGGCGTGATATTCGTGTGATGACGTGTGACGAGGTGGATGACGATTTTCATGCGCGGTTCTCCGCAAAGAAGAAGACCTATGTGTATCGCATCGTCAATGCACCGGTGATGTCGCCGTTCTGGCGGCGATTTGCTCATTTTGAAAGCAAGCCGCTCGATGTGGGGCGAATGAGCGAGGCAGTGAGGTTGTTCCTCGGCGAGCACGATTGGACGGCGTTCTCGTCGGCACGCTCGGACGGCGAGAGCCGCGTCAGGACGATACTCGATATGAGCGTCGATTCGCTGTGGGACGATGCCGCGCAAGGCGTGATGATCGAGTTGCGCGTTTGCGGGACAGGCTTTTTACGATACATGGTGCGATGCATTGCCGGCACGCTGATCGAGGTCGGACGGGGCGAAAAGGATTTTGATACAATTCAGACGGCCATTATCACAGGAAATCGTGACCTTGCAGGTAAAACGGCACCGGCGCAGGGCTTGACACTGTTGCAGGTCGATTACGACTAG
- a CDS encoding histidine phosphatase family protein codes for MMRSWRIFERPLNDRGRLAAPFMGEVLRREGLVPDALVASPAVRVAQTAEAVTSAGGFDGGITFEDGIYEASPNALRQAVAAIDDAASTAMLIGHNPGIEGFIRYLTGDVEPMPTAAVAVISLDVSSWAEATDGCGRLEMVFRPKDLMVAQ; via the coding sequence ATGATGCGGAGCTGGCGGATTTTTGAGCGGCCGCTTAACGATCGTGGCCGGTTGGCGGCGCCGTTCATGGGTGAGGTGCTGCGGCGCGAGGGGCTGGTGCCGGATGCGCTCGTTGCGTCGCCTGCCGTCAGGGTCGCGCAAACGGCTGAGGCCGTAACAAGCGCCGGCGGATTTGATGGCGGCATCACCTTTGAAGATGGCATTTATGAGGCGTCGCCTAACGCCCTGCGGCAGGCAGTGGCGGCCATTGACGACGCGGCCTCGACGGCGATGCTGATAGGCCACAATCCGGGCATCGAAGGCTTTATCCGATACCTGACCGGCGATGTCGAGCCGATGCCGACGGCGGCTGTTGCGGTGATCTCGCTTGATGTCAGTAGCTGGGCCGAGGCGACCGACGGCTGTGGGCGTCTCGAAATGGTCTTTCGTCCCAAGGACCTGATGGTCGCTCAATAG
- the aspS gene encoding aspartate--tRNA ligase, with product MLDVLGDLERTHTCGELRMEHVGQRVVLMGWVAKKRDFGPLTFVDLRDREGVTQVVLNEETDAAAHARAKELRGEFVVAVKGSVVEREGTHNAKLATGDIEVHADEILILNDAKVPPFQLEVAGTQELADESTRLKYRYLDLRRPQLQHNLRMRAKAVAAIREYFDSRGFIEIETPILLKSTPEGARDFIVPSRIHTGKFFALPQSPQILKQITMIAGFDKYYQIARCFRDEDLRADRQPEFTQLDMEMSFPNREIVYREMQGMFNHVLRLIDVELPTEWPRLTHAEAMRRYGSDKPDLRFGMELCDLSDSLHDTDFAPFADTLAVGGEVKCIVVTGRADYSRKQTDELQEFVKRYGAGAMAWIKLGDEMSSSLLKVLGEVKVRELASVAGAKKGDAVLIVAGKKSVVAASLGALRNEIARREGLIDRSRYEPLIVTEFPMFEHDEETDRYMAAHHPFTSPMDEDLELFKTAVNDDTQHHLLGDVRAKAYDAVINGYECAGGSIRIHQKEIQDLNFKALGMTPEQARVQFGFFLDALEYGTPPHGGFAAGIERTCMILCGTENIRDVMAFPKTASAQDLMMDSPGEVDDAQLKELGIKPEPPA from the coding sequence ATGTTGGACGTTTTAGGAGATCTCGAACGAACGCACACCTGCGGTGAGCTTCGCATGGAGCATGTCGGGCAGCGTGTCGTGTTGATGGGCTGGGTGGCGAAGAAGCGTGATTTTGGCCCGTTGACGTTTGTCGATCTGCGCGACCGCGAGGGCGTGACGCAGGTCGTGTTGAATGAGGAAACCGATGCAGCGGCGCATGCACGGGCAAAGGAGCTTCGTGGCGAGTTCGTGGTCGCGGTCAAGGGTAGTGTCGTTGAACGCGAGGGAACCCACAACGCAAAGCTCGCGACCGGCGATATCGAGGTCCACGCGGATGAAATCCTTATTCTGAACGATGCGAAGGTACCGCCGTTTCAGCTTGAAGTGGCTGGCACACAAGAGCTTGCCGACGAATCGACGCGGTTGAAGTATCGCTATCTTGACCTCAGGCGGCCGCAGCTGCAGCACAACCTCAGGATGCGAGCGAAAGCGGTGGCGGCGATACGCGAGTACTTTGACAGCCGCGGGTTTATCGAGATCGAGACGCCGATACTGCTCAAGTCCACGCCTGAGGGGGCACGCGATTTTATCGTGCCGTCGCGTATTCATACCGGCAAGTTCTTTGCCCTGCCGCAATCGCCCCAGATTCTCAAGCAGATCACGATGATAGCGGGGTTTGATAAGTATTATCAGATCGCGCGATGCTTTCGCGACGAGGACCTGCGAGCCGACCGGCAGCCGGAATTTACGCAGCTCGACATGGAGATGTCATTCCCGAATCGAGAGATCGTCTATCGCGAGATGCAAGGGATGTTCAATCACGTCCTGCGGCTGATCGATGTCGAACTACCGACAGAATGGCCGCGTTTGACGCATGCCGAGGCGATGCGGCGTTACGGTTCCGACAAGCCCGATCTGCGGTTTGGGATGGAACTGTGTGACCTGAGCGATTCCTTGCATGACACCGATTTCGCACCATTTGCCGACACGCTGGCGGTCGGCGGCGAGGTCAAATGCATCGTCGTTACGGGTCGTGCCGATTACTCACGAAAGCAAACCGACGAATTGCAAGAATTCGTGAAACGCTACGGAGCCGGTGCGATGGCATGGATCAAGCTGGGCGACGAGATGTCATCGTCTCTGCTCAAGGTGCTCGGTGAGGTAAAGGTCAGAGAGTTGGCGTCGGTAGCCGGAGCCAAGAAAGGCGACGCCGTTCTGATCGTTGCCGGAAAGAAGTCTGTTGTTGCCGCCAGCCTAGGTGCTCTGCGCAATGAGATCGCGCGGCGTGAGGGTTTGATCGACCGCAGCCGCTACGAGCCGCTAATCGTGACCGAGTTTCCGATGTTCGAGCACGACGAAGAGACGGACCGATACATGGCGGCGCATCATCCCTTCACATCGCCGATGGACGAGGACCTGGAGCTGTTCAAGACCGCGGTCAACGACGATACCCAGCATCACCTGCTCGGCGACGTGCGTGCGAAGGCTTACGACGCCGTTATCAACGGCTACGAATGCGCGGGCGGCTCGATACGTATTCATCAGAAGGAGATACAGGATCTGAACTTTAAGGCGTTGGGAATGACGCCCGAGCAGGCTCGCGTACAGTTTGGCTTTTTCCTCGATGCGTTGGAGTACGGCACGCCGCCGCATGGCGGTTTTGCCGCGGGCATCGAGCGAACGTGCATGATCCTGTGCGGGACCGAGAACATCCGCGACGTGATGGCGTTCCCAAAGACGGCTTCGGCGCAGGACCTGATGATGGACTCGCCGGGAGAAGTGGATGACGCACAGCTAAAAGAGTTGGGGATCAAGCCAGAACCGCCTGCGTAG
- a CDS encoding carbon starvation protein A — protein MLALLAVAVIAWLVFGYFAYGRWVARQFKLDDANQTPANAVNDGEDFVPTRPFYLFGQHFSAIAAAGPIAGPIIACLAFGWLPCLLWVALGVVLIGAVHDFAALASSVRHGAQSIAEITRDKLGGGAGRALMAFIWIALVYVCVAFTDITAGTFVAGDEAFAGETAFDPGGAVAMASVLYLGLSVCLGLVERFLKPPLWLATLIFVPATFALSYVGTLYSYVLQFGHQTWAVLILLYCVVASLMPVWSLLQPRGYLGGFVLYAAIAVGVIGIFFGGYTIQQPAFRSFDVGGMTGMLFPFLFVTIACGACSGFHGLVCSGTTSKQIDKETHTRPIGYGGMLAEGFVAFIALVVVMIAAGDALVGPDGKNLPAGKIYGNGIGSFLSLIIGQENLKFAVTFGAMAFSTFVFDTLDVTMRLGRYLVQELIGMPGRLGAAIGTLVTVALPFALIFFAKPGSYVEFWTLFGASNQLLAALTLLSITVWLYKARKRIAFTLLPMLFVLVITLWALSSIVIGNFQATSGFDIKLINGVMSLALIGLAIFLVVTGILKLRRDAEAAA, from the coding sequence ATGCTCGCTCTGCTTGCCGTCGCCGTCATTGCCTGGCTCGTCTTTGGCTACTTTGCCTACGGCCGTTGGGTCGCACGGCAGTTCAAGCTCGACGACGCGAACCAGACGCCCGCTAACGCGGTTAACGACGGTGAGGATTTTGTCCCGACACGGCCATTCTACTTGTTTGGCCAGCACTTCTCGGCGATCGCGGCTGCGGGCCCGATCGCGGGGCCGATCATCGCGTGCCTTGCGTTCGGGTGGCTCCCGTGCCTCTTGTGGGTGGCATTGGGCGTGGTTCTCATCGGTGCGGTCCATGATTTTGCCGCGTTAGCGTCGTCCGTTCGACATGGTGCGCAATCGATAGCTGAGATTACTCGCGACAAGCTCGGCGGCGGCGCGGGCCGTGCGTTGATGGCTTTCATTTGGATAGCATTGGTATACGTTTGCGTCGCTTTCACCGACATAACGGCGGGAACGTTTGTCGCGGGCGACGAGGCATTTGCCGGTGAGACGGCATTCGATCCCGGCGGAGCCGTGGCGATGGCAAGTGTGCTCTATCTCGGCCTGTCGGTCTGTCTCGGCCTCGTCGAACGCTTCCTCAAGCCGCCGCTCTGGCTCGCCACGCTCATCTTTGTCCCGGCGACGTTCGCATTGTCGTATGTCGGAACGTTGTACTCGTACGTGCTGCAGTTCGGCCATCAGACGTGGGCAGTTCTTATTCTGCTCTATTGCGTCGTCGCCTCGCTCATGCCGGTCTGGTCGCTTCTGCAGCCGCGCGGCTATCTCGGTGGCTTTGTTCTCTACGCAGCGATCGCGGTCGGCGTGATCGGGATATTTTTTGGCGGATACACGATACAGCAGCCGGCTTTCAGGTCATTTGATGTTGGCGGCATGACCGGAATGCTCTTTCCCTTTCTGTTCGTCACGATAGCCTGCGGTGCGTGCTCCGGTTTTCACGGCCTGGTCTGCTCAGGCACTACGTCAAAACAGATCGATAAGGAAACGCACACGCGGCCCATCGGCTACGGCGGAATGCTCGCCGAGGGCTTTGTCGCGTTTATCGCTCTCGTGGTCGTAATGATCGCCGCCGGTGACGCACTGGTCGGGCCCGACGGCAAGAATCTGCCCGCCGGCAAGATCTACGGCAACGGCATCGGCTCGTTCCTGTCGCTGATCATCGGACAGGAGAATCTCAAGTTCGCTGTTACGTTCGGTGCGATGGCGTTCTCGACGTTTGTCTTTGACACGCTCGATGTGACGATGCGGCTTGGGCGTTATCTGGTACAGGAGTTGATCGGCATGCCCGGCCGTCTCGGAGCAGCGATTGGCACGCTAGTGACCGTCGCGTTGCCTTTCGCCCTTATCTTCTTCGCCAAGCCGGGCTCGTATGTCGAGTTTTGGACGCTCTTTGGAGCATCGAACCAATTGCTCGCGGCCTTAACTTTGCTATCGATCACCGTCTGGCTCTACAAGGCCCGCAAGCGGATCGCATTCACACTGCTGCCGATGCTCTTCGTCCTCGTGATCACGTTGTGGGCATTGAGCTCGATCGTGATCGGAAATTTCCAAGCGACCAGCGGCTTCGACATCAAGCTGATAAACGGCGTGATGTCGCTCGCCCTGATCGGCCTGGCCATCTTCCTCGTTGTGACCGGAATACTGAAGCTTCGGCGCGACGCCGAGGCCGCAGCTTGA
- the queF gene encoding NADPH-dependent 7-cyano-7-deazaguanine reductase QueF: MSDKTAATPANAQGLEICSTPREEMDLFPLDTFAYEFPGKEIWVEFEMPEFTAICPFSDFPDFAVIRLKYVPSKLCIELKSLKLYINSFRDIKVFHEHVVNIILEDFVAACDPLKVEIEGDFHVRGNIKTKVRSNYELGITN, translated from the coding sequence ATGTCAGATAAGACAGCCGCAACGCCCGCCAACGCACAGGGCCTCGAAATTTGCTCCACGCCGCGAGAGGAAATGGACCTTTTCCCGCTCGATACTTTTGCCTACGAATTTCCCGGCAAAGAGATATGGGTTGAATTCGAAATGCCCGAGTTCACTGCGATCTGCCCGTTCTCGGACTTCCCCGATTTCGCCGTGATCCGCCTCAAATACGTTCCCAGTAAGCTCTGCATCGAGCTAAAAAGCCTCAAGCTCTACATCAATTCGTTCCGCGACATCAAGGTCTTTCACGAACACGTCGTCAACATCATCCTCGAGGATTTCGTCGCGGCATGCGACCCGCTAAAGGTCGAGATCGAGGGCGACTTTCACGTGCGCGGCAACATAAAAACGAAGGTCCGTTCCAATTACGAATTAGGAATTACGAATTAG
- a CDS encoding phosphatidate cytidylyltransferase → MKTRVLTALIALPIVIAAIILPLWWREAVWLFVAVAAFALGAGLFEFYSLTKKMELKADAAVGYLGSAALFVGFLFDAPANAPDLLIATVATIVIILLITQAFRFRAEFSKMLTGIGVTLLGVVYIALLGGFLVAVRIGFEHRPRLSTFLLGYFFLVIFASDIGAYLGGRALGRHKLAPAISPGKTVEGLVAGLVFAAVAAALATLTFLHEMPYQVSIPLAIVLAAVGVLGDLCESAIKRGAGAKDAASILPGHGGFLDRLDSLLFGAPILYYFARYYFAAF, encoded by the coding sequence GTGAAGACACGAGTATTAACAGCCCTTATTGCCTTGCCGATCGTGATCGCCGCGATCATCCTGCCGCTTTGGTGGCGCGAGGCAGTCTGGCTGTTTGTTGCGGTCGCGGCTTTTGCCCTCGGTGCCGGCCTGTTCGAGTTCTATTCGCTCACCAAGAAAATGGAACTTAAGGCCGATGCGGCTGTCGGGTATCTTGGCTCGGCGGCGTTGTTTGTCGGCTTTCTGTTTGATGCGCCGGCGAATGCTCCTGACCTGCTGATCGCGACAGTCGCGACGATCGTGATCATTCTGTTGATAACGCAGGCATTCCGCTTTCGTGCGGAATTTTCGAAGATGCTTACCGGCATCGGTGTGACGCTGCTGGGCGTAGTCTATATTGCGTTACTCGGTGGTTTCCTCGTGGCGGTACGGATTGGCTTTGAGCATCGCCCCCGACTATCAACTTTCCTGCTTGGCTATTTCTTTCTTGTTATTTTTGCGTCGGATATTGGGGCCTATTTGGGTGGACGGGCCCTCGGCAGACATAAGCTCGCCCCGGCCATCTCGCCCGGGAAGACCGTTGAGGGACTAGTCGCGGGGCTGGTCTTCGCTGCTGTTGCAGCGGCGTTAGCGACGCTGACCTTTCTTCACGAAATGCCATACCAAGTCTCAATCCCGCTCGCCATCGTTCTCGCGGCCGTCGGCGTACTCGGCGATCTGTGCGAGAGCGCGATCAAGCGCGGGGCAGGGGCGAAGGATGCCGCGAGCATTCTGCCCGGCCACGGCGGTTTTCTCGACCGATTGGACAGCTTGCTCTTTGGAGCGCCGATACTTTACTATTTCGCCCGATATTATTTTGCGGCTTTTTGA
- a CDS encoding 3'-5' exoribonuclease produces MTPHSNLISDSMLISETVSLLRSFGGRASAVSIVDFVMRIRRPDPMLARILVTDLIDRDPRLTLNGDTVELAEAAFDERGLAETDYVVFDLETTGSKAPPCRIIEIGAYRISNGELAGEFHSLINPEMPIPEFIHRLTRIDDAMVANAPVFADVANDLLEFVGDSVLVAHNSGFDMRFLNHEISLVYPEMRLANPCLCTVQLSRRLVPETDNHKLKTVAEFYNIDLTNHHRASADAFATAHIFLNLLTRLHDGGVTGLGQVRRMSSRKNRYVR; encoded by the coding sequence ATGACGCCGCACTCAAACCTCATCTCCGATTCGATGCTGATCAGCGAGACCGTGTCGCTGCTTCGCTCGTTCGGCGGGCGAGCGTCGGCTGTGAGCATCGTCGATTTTGTTATGCGCATCCGTCGGCCTGACCCGATGCTGGCCCGAATACTGGTTACAGACCTGATCGATCGCGACCCCCGGCTCACCTTAAATGGTGACACAGTTGAGCTTGCCGAGGCAGCATTCGACGAGCGTGGCCTTGCCGAAACGGACTATGTCGTTTTTGACCTCGAGACCACCGGCTCAAAAGCGCCGCCCTGCCGAATCATCGAGATAGGCGCCTATCGCATATCGAACGGTGAGCTCGCTGGCGAATTTCATTCACTTATCAATCCCGAAATGCCGATCCCGGAGTTCATCCACCGGCTGACGCGTATTGACGATGCGATGGTCGCGAACGCACCGGTGTTCGCTGACGTAGCCAACGACTTGCTTGAATTCGTCGGCGACTCGGTCCTAGTCGCACACAACTCAGGCTTTGATATGCGGTTTCTCAACCACGAGATATCGCTCGTGTATCCCGAAATGCGTCTCGCAAATCCGTGCCTATGCACGGTGCAGCTTTCACGTCGCCTGGTGCCCGAAACCGACAATCACAAGCTCAAGACGGTCGCCGAATTCTATAACATCGACCTAACGAACCATCACCGCGCGAGCGCCGACGCCTTTGCGACCGCACACATTTTCTTGAATCTTCTCACACGCCTGCACGACGGTGGCGTCACCGGCCTCGGCCAAGTGCGGCGGATGAGTTCGCGAAAGAACCGCTATGTCAGATAA